GTTAAGTTCAACAGGCTTCATCCCGCAGGGAACCCCGGAGTGCAGATAGCCAATATAGCTCCTCTCAGCAAGGGGGAGACTGTGTGGACTCTCGACATAGCGACACTCGCCAACATCGGGCACCTGATGCTCACAGGGAAGGTCGACTTCACAGTGACTGTGGCTATCACAGGAAGCGAGGTGGAGAATCCAAGAGCCGTCACCACAGTGCCCGGCGCGCCTATCTCCCAACTGATTGACGGCAACATCAGAAATGACAGCCGTCATCACCGCATAATCTCGGGCAATGTGCTCACAGGAGTCCCTGTAGGCGGTGACGGATACCTACGTTACCCTTACCGTCAGGTGACTGTCATACCTGAGGGGGATGATGCAGACGAGTTCATGGGATGGGCATCGCTAAGCCCAAGGAAAATGAGCGAGAGCCGTTCGTTCTTAGGCAAGCTGCTGGGCGGAAGATTCTCTCCCGACGCCCGCCTCAACGGCGGCAGGCGTGCCATGATAATGTCAGGCATATATGACGACTACATACCTATGGATATCGTGCCTGAATATCTCATCAAAGCCATTATAGCCAAGGATATAGACCGCATGGAAGCTCTCGGCATCTATGAGGTGGCCCCCGAGGATTTCGCACTTGCCGAATATGCCGATCCTTCGAAGCTTGAACTGCAACGCATAGTGCGCGAGGGGCTTGACTATATGCGCAGCGAAGCCTAAACAAATCACACGCAGAACAGAAGAAAATGAAAGCTTTAAGAAATTATCTGAACCGCATAAAGCCCAACTTTGAGCCCGGAGGCAAGCTCCACAGCTTCCAAAGTGTCTTTGACGGGTTTGAGACGTTCCTCTATACCCCCAACACGACATCGACCTCGGGCGTAAACATACATGACAGCCTCGACTCCAAGCGCATAATGATCATAGTGGTGCTCGCGCTTATGCCATGCCTGCTATTCGGCATGTACAATACAGGATATCAGAACTGGCTTGCAGCAGGTGCCACGGAGTTCCCCTTCTGGCAACTCATGATGTATGGTTTCCTCGCAGTGCTCCCGCGCATAGTTGTAGCCTACGTGGTGGGCCTCGGCATAGAATTCGCCGTAGCCCAGTGGAGGCGGGAAGAGATCCAGGAAGGGTTTCTTGTCACAGGCATCCTGATACCGCTCATATGTCCCGTAGAGACACCTCTGTGGATGCTCGCTGTAGCGACGGCATTCTCGGTGATATTCGTCAAAGAGGTGTTTGGCGGCACAGGCTACAATGTGTTCAATGTGGCACTTGTGACGCGAGCGTTCCTATTCTTTGCCTATCCGGCACAGATGAGCGGCGACAAGGTGTTTGTCAGCTCCGGTTCGATACTCGGACTGGGCTACGACCTGCCCGACGGATTCACCGGTGCTACTCCGCTCGGACAGATAGCCTCATTCGCAGGCGACAAGCTCGAACTGCTCAATCTCCGCGGCGATGTGATCTCGACATGGGACGCATTCATAGGGCTTATCCCGGGCTCGTTCGGAGAGACCTCGACCCTGTGCATCCTCATCGGCGCGGCGATACTTCTCGCCACAGGCATAGCATCATGGCGAATCATGCTGAGTGTGGTTGCCGGAGGACTGCTCATGGGATGGATAGCCAATGTGTTCGAGACCTCGACATATCCGGCGTCGTTCCTGTCACCACTTGACCAGCTTCTATACGGAGGCTTCGCCTTTGCCGCAGTGTTCATGGCAACAGATCCTGTCACAGCGGCAAGGACAGGAGCAGGGAAATACATATACGGACTTCTGGTGGGAGTGATGGCTGTGCTCATACGCACATACAACAACGGCTATCCAGAGGGAGCGATGCTCGCAGTGCTCCTTGCCAACGCCCTCGCGCCACTGATAGACCATTGTGTGGTGCAGGCAAATGTGTCACGCCGCATGCGCCGTCTCAAGGAACGCGCCAAAGCTTAGCATCACACCACTAACTCATCGATATATACATCATATATTATGAATAAACAAAGCAACACCTATACCATGATCTATATAATAGTGCTCGTGGTGCTTGTAGGTACAGCCCTGGCCGCGACATCGCTTGCACTGAAAGGGCGTCAGCAAGAGAACATCGATGCTGACAAGATGAGCCAGATACTCTCTGCCGCGCTTATCACCCCTGCAGAGGGAGAGACTGCCACAGACTTCAACCGCTATATCACCGAACAGTACGTGATAAACGCCCAAGGGGAGAAGATCGAAGGCGCAAAGGCATTCGACATAAATGTCGCAGCCGAAAGCAAGCTGCCAGCCGACCGCCGACAGCTGCCGGTGTATGTATGCACCACTCAGGACGGAACTAGAAAATACATACTTCCGGTATATGGAGCAGGGCTTTGGGGCCCTATCTGGGGCTATGTGGCGTTCAATGCCGACGGCTCCACCATATACGGCGCATACTTCGCCCACCAGGGTGAGACCCCCGGTCTTGGAGCAGAGATCGAGAAGCCTATGTTCAGCGACCAGTTCAAGGGGAAACAGGTGATCAAGGACGGTCGTTTCCGCCCCATAGCCGTAGTCAAGGCAGGACAGCAGCCTCTTGACGGCGAGGACTATGTGGACGGCATATCAGGAGGCACCATCACCTCCAAGGGTGTCGGGTCCATGCTCGACAACTGCCTTGTGCCTTATCGCAAATTTCTCCAGTCATTAGCCGATTAACGTGCTCTAACACATCAGAATCATGGCAGAAAAGATAAAAAATACCGACGTACTGTTTAACCCTTTCTCAAAAAACAATCCCGTCGTGGTGCAGGTGCTCGGCATCTGCTCCGTACTTGCCGTCACCGCCAAGCTTGAGCCAGCGATAGTGATGGGCATATCAGTGATCGCCGTCCTGGCTTTCGCGAACGTGATCATCTCACTCATACGCAACACCATCCCCACCAACATACGCATCATAGTGCAGCTTGTGGTTGTGGCGGGGCTTGTGGTAATAGTCGACCAGGTGCTCAAGGCGTATGCCTACAGCGCGTCCAAGCAGCTTTCGGTGTTCATAGGTCTCATCATCACCAACTGCATACTCATGGGCAGGCTTGAGGCTTTCGCCATGGGCAACAAACCATGGCCGTCGTTCCTTGACGGCGTTGGCAACGGCCTAGGCTATGCGATAATCCTCGTGATAGTGGGGTTCTTCCGCGAGCTGTTCGGCTCGGGCACACTTCTGGGATATCAGGTGATACCACAGTGGTGCTACGACAACGGATATGTCAACAACGGACTGATGATCCTACCTCCGATGGCACTCATCGTCGTGGCTTGCGTCATCTGGGTACAACGCAGTATCAACAAAGATCTACAGGAGGACTAAAGAATGGAAAATCTCAACATATTCATCAGGTCGATATTCGTCGACAATATGATATTCGCCTATTTCTTAGGCATGTGCTCGTTCATAGCAGTATCCAAGAACGTGAAGACAGCCTTCGGGCTCGGCATAGCTGTGACATTCATGCTCGTGGTGACCCTTCCGGTCAACTACCTGCTTGAGAACTATGTGCTCCGTCCCGGTGCATTGGTGTGGCTCGGCGAGGAATATGCAACAGTGGACCTCAGCTTCCTCTCTCTCATAATGTTCATAGCGGTGATCGCGTCGATGACACAGCTTGTAGAGATGGCAGTGGAGAAGTACAGCCCCGCGCTCTATTCGTCGCTCGGAATATTCCTACCCCTCATCGCCGTGAACTGCGCCATACTCGGAGGCTCACTGTTCATGCAGCAGCGTGACTTTCCGAGCATATGGACCGCAGTATGCGCCGGGGGCGGATGGGGGCTCGGATGGCTCCTTGCCATCACAGCCATAGCGGCGATACGCGAGCGTCTTGCCGTGTACTCCAACATCCCCCGCCCTCTCCGCGGCGTCGGCATAACATTCATAATCACCGCGCTGATGGGCATAGCGTTCATGAGCTTCCTCGGCATAAAGATCTAAACTACTAAAACTGAACAACGACAATGCTAACGATACTGTCAGGCGTAAGCATATTCCTGATCATCACTCTCACTCTTGTGATAATCCTGCTTATAGCCAAGAAATATCTCGTACACTCGGGCAAGGTGAAGGTCACCATCAACAATGACAAGGTGCTTGAGGCCGATTCAGGCAAGACCCTACTGTCGACATTCGCTGACCACAACATATTCCTGTCGTCGGCCTGCGGAGGCAAGGGCAGCTGCGGTCAGTGCAAATGCCAGGTGTTCACCGGAGGGGGTGACATCCTCCCCACCGAGAAGGTACACTTCTCACGCAAGCAGCAGCAGGACCACTGGCGTCTGGGATGCCAGGTCAAGATCAAGGAGGACTGCTCTGTTGGGATACCTGCGTCAGCCCTTGATGTCAAGGAATGGGAATGTGAGGTCATCTCCAACAAGAATGTGGCAACATTCATCAAGGAGTTTATAGTAGCCCTACCCGAAGGCGCGCATATGGACTTCATACCCGGATCGTATGCCCAAATAAAGATCCCCACATATGAAATGGACTACGACAAGGATATCGACAAATCGCTCATCGGCGACGAGTATCTTCCTGCATGGGAGAAGTTCGGGCTATTCGGGCTGAAATGCCGCAATACCGAGACAACGGTACGCGCCTACTCGATGGCGAACTATCCCGAGGAGGGTGACAGGATAATGCTCACCGTACGCATCGCCACACCTCCGTTCAAACCGAAACCCCAGACGGGATTCCAGGATGTGATGCCCGGCATAGCGTCGAGCTACATATTCACTCTCAAACCCGGCGACAAGGTGGTGATGTCGGGTCCTTATGGTGACTTCCATCCCATAGTGGATTCCAAAGCCGAGATGATGTGGATAGGCGGCGGTGCCGGCATGGCTCCGTTGCGCGCCCAGATAATGTGGCTCACAAAGACCCTTCACACCACTGACCGTGTGATGAACTACTTCTACGGAGCCCGCGCTCTGAACGAGGTGTTCTACCTACAGGACTTCCTGGAGCTCGAAAAGGAATATCCCAACTTCAAATTCCATCTCGCCCTCGACCGTCCCGACCCTGCGGCTGATGCCGCAGGTGTAAAGTACACCCCCGGATTCGTGCATCAGGTGATCTATGAGACATATCTCAAGAACCATCCCGATCCGGAGGATATCGAGTACTATATGTGCGGACCCGGCCCGATGAGTGCCGCCGTCAACAAGATGCTTGATGACCTCGGGGTAGATCCGGAATCGATACATTACGATAATTTCGGAGGATAAAAGCTTAGGCAACAACATATACGGGGGCGCATTCTTTAAGGAAGACGCCCCCATGTCGTATGCAAAGCATAACACTAAAGCCAGAAACCTAAATTCAAGAACTTTTTAACGGTTTACAGGGTTTGTATTATATACGGTCATGACCGTACGACTCAGCCTCATGCCGGAACATATACAATAAATTCACTTTCACTATATCAGCTATACGACAATGAACACCATATCATCACCATCCGCAATCACTAACGGCATGCCACTTAAAAGTGTAAGAGGACAGATGCTGTCGTTCAAAGACGATCCGTTCCTTAAGCCGGCTTCAGAATGCTACGACCATTACCAGGACGGACTGATTGTGATCAGAGACGGAAAAATCATCGATGCGGGAGACTACTCCATTGTCGCGCCAAGATATCCTCAGCTCAATGATATAGACACATACTCCGATGCCCTCATAATGCCTGGATTAATAGACTGCCACACTCACTATGTGCAGTCACCGATGCTCGGTTCATTCGGAGACACTCTGCTCAATTGGCTCAACCGTTACACCTATCCCACCGAATCGATGTTCAGGGACAAGGGGGTTGCCGACGAGGTGGCCCGCATGTTCTTCAGGCAGCTGCTTGAGCATGGCACCACCACAGCCAATGTGTTTGCCACAACATTCGAGACATCGGTGGAGGCGTTTTTCGAAGAATCGGAACGTTACAATACACGAATGATATCAGGGAAGGTGCTTCAGGACCGGAATCTACCCGACTCACTAAAGGATGAGTCGACCGAAGGATCGATACTCCTATCCGAAAGGCTTCTCAACAAATGGCACCGTCGAGGGCGTCAGCTCTATGCCATCATACCACGCTTCGCCCCTACTTCAACACCCGAACAACTTCGTCTCGCCGGAGAGCTATACCGGAGCAACATGGATAAGGGAGTATATGTGCATACACATCTTGACGAGGCTCAAAGCGAGATAGACTGGGTGAGACAGCTCTATCCGTCGCACCCTAACTACACTGAGGTGTACGGTCATTTCGGTCTTCTCGGCAGACGCTCGATAATGGCACACTGCTGCATAGTGCAGGAAGATGAATGGGAGACCCTGCACCGATGCGGATGCGGAGTGGCACACTGCCCTTCTTCCAATCTGTTTCTCGGAGACGGTGAATTCAAGTACTGGGAAGCCAAGGAGAAGTCCCGTCCGATACGTTTCGGAATCGGCACCGATGTGGGCGCAGGCACCAATTTCTCTGTACCACGCCAGCTCAGCGAAGCATACAAGGTGGCAATGCTGCATTCACACAACCTTGATGCGTTGAGAAGCTTCTATCTCGCCACACGCGGCGGAGCAGAGACTCTATGCCTCGGCGACACAATAGGCTCACTGGCTCCGGGATATGAAGCTGACATTGCTGTGATCGATCTGAAACCGTCGGAGTACGCGGAATGGCGCATGAGATTCTCAGACGACATATTCGAAAAACTATTCGTAATAATGACTCTGGGGCTCGATAACATTAACCTCGCCACCTATGTGGCAGGACGCAAGGTATACGACCGCATGCGGGACAGAAAATTCATGTATGCATCCGAAACCGGCAGATAATCTCACTCGGGCTGACCGAGCAGGAGTTCCATGTCCGTAACGTCAAGATACCGTCCGAGCTTGTAGCCCACCTCACTAAAATGGGACACCTCCCTGAATCCGAGCGCCCGGTGGAAACGGCGGCTCCCCTCGTTTTCGGTGGTTATGCAGGCTATGAGGGCATGACAGCCCACATCACGGCATGCATCAATCAGAGTCTCCATAAGCCTGCGTCCCACACCATGGGATGTCAATCCGTGACGCAGATAGACAGTGTTCTCAAACGTGCGCCTGTAGGCAGGTCTCTCTTTCCACTCATGGGCATAACAATATCCGAGTATCTCACCCCCGCGCTCAGCAACGAAATAAGGGTATTCACCTAATATACGCTCGATGCGTCCACGCATATCTTCGACGCTCAGGACAGCCACCTCGAATGACACTGTGGTCTCCCTTACATAATAATTGTATATGTCAGCAATCTGACATGCATCCTCGGGGAGAACCCTCCTTATGGTAATGTCGGAATCTGTCGGTTTCATGCCTGCAAAGGTAGCACAAAATATAATGCGGTTAACATGCGGGGACACTTTTTTAACTCAGTCCGCGCCAACCGGGGGGCACTGAAATGCGTTATACCAATAAAAAACGCGCTATGAACCCTCTTGACACTCACGAAATCCTCATGTGGCTCGCCATTATAGCCATTATTGTGCTGGTATCAATTACAGGCATGTGCATCAACCGCGTGTACATCCATCGTGCCCACCGCAAAGCTCTCGCAGAACTGCGACGCCGGGTCATCGACTCAGCCATGCATTGCGAGAATACATATGATATAAAGAAGGAAACATACAATAACGGACCGGAAATTGACTCAGCCACAATAGATATCAAAACATCGATCTCAGAATCTCAAGCGACCTGATATGGCTCAACGGGGCGACATGCAGACTGTAGTAGCGCAACACGAGGTCAAGTGCGCGCGAACGTTGCTCTCGTGTCAGCCTGAACGATGCCATGTTGGAATAAGTCATCCTCAACATCCCCACTGCCGCCGCGGACTCCTCAGGAGATAGCCACTCACCATGAAGAGGCATGGAGCCACGCCATATACCGTCACGCAGGTCAATCACCATTCCAGGAGCATAGGTGGAAACATCAGGCTCTATGCCGAGAAGCCTCCCGAGATGGAGAAGAAAACAGATATGAAAATTGGCAACAAGTCCGCCATGCACAGAGTCAAGATAACTTATGGAGCTTTCCAGATACCGGTAGACTCTATCGTCAGGGACACTCTCGCGCAGAACGACTGACAGCACCTCGGCAAGAAACATAGCGAGCATCTGTTTTACAGGATGGGTGTGAACCTCGCCGAGCACAATGACCGGACGCACCTGGCGAATAGGCATCACCTCTCTGCCGGGCTTGACATCAGTCTCACACTCCAGTATGCTCAGCGGCATTGTGAGAGCCCTGATCCTTGAAGCACCTTTCCCTTTGCCAGCCGGCACAGCCATAGACACCCTGCCGAGCTCACGACTATATGCCGTGAGAATGCTTTGGGAATCGCTGTAACGAGTTGATTTCAGGGCTATAAATGACAGTTTCATTGGCTCAGGAGGATGATTAAATGCAAAATTAATAAAAAACAATCAAAAAATTTGTCTAATACAAAAAAACTATCTAACTTTGCAATCGCTTTTGAGCAACTATGCTTTTATCGCAAGGCCCATTCGTCTATCGGTTAGGACGCAAGATTTTCATTCTTGAAAGAGGAGTTCGATTCTCCTATGGGCTACAATAAAAACAAAAAATCACTTATCACAGATGGCAAATCATAAATCATCCTTAAAGAGAATCCGTCAGACTGAATCACGTCGTCTCCGCAATCGCTACTATGCAAAGACCGCCCGCAATGCCGTGCGCAATCTTCGCAAGTTGACTGATAAGGCAGAGGCTGAGTCAGCATTCCGCAAGATCGGTGCTATGCTTGACCGTCTCGCTTCCAAGAATGCTATCTCAAAGAACAAGGCAGCCAACCTCAAGAGCAAGCTTGCAAAGCATATCGCTAAGCTCGCAGCTTAATGCCAAGATACTTCCTGACGGCATTCTGTAGCCATCTCTGACAGCAGACAATCCGTCAAGAAACGGCCCATTCGTCTATCGGTTAGGACGCAAGATTTTCATTCTTGAAAGAGGAGTTCGATTCTCCTATGGGCTACCATTTATTGCCATATCCTCCAATCGCATATCCCTCACATCAGGCGTAAACCTAATGTAAGGGGTTGATTTTTTGTATACATAAGCAAAAAGCTTTAACATTTAGTAATACATTACGGATGAATTGTCTCATCATTTTATTGTAATTTTGCAAAGATTCACCGGAATAGTGCAACATCACGAGGGAAGCCACACAGTAATTTTGCATCAGGAAACATCCGGTTTTAAATTCAAAACTCCTTAATATTTTAATAACCATAATCACATGAGACTGAGACCACGCTACAGCAT
The sequence above is drawn from the Duncaniella freteri genome and encodes:
- a CDS encoding Na(+)-translocating NADH-quinone reductase subunit A; its protein translation is MIKTINLKKGLNMRLAGQLSDTSVAADIRPARIAISPDDYPGFLPKPEVKEGDTVSQGAPLMHDKNDPDVKLVSPISGTVESIVRGARRKIERIVVMPSDECLAASAIDTASVKTEADVRRALKKSGLWSMMRRRPYDIVPTDGDRPRDIFVTAMDTAPLALDPCHTIAGKEAEIAKGVETLKRLTDGTVYISIAQGCNFPDIKGAEIVKFNRLHPAGNPGVQIANIAPLSKGETVWTLDIATLANIGHLMLTGKVDFTVTVAITGSEVENPRAVTTVPGAPISQLIDGNIRNDSRHHRIISGNVLTGVPVGGDGYLRYPYRQVTVIPEGDDADEFMGWASLSPRKMSESRSFLGKLLGGRFSPDARLNGGRRAMIMSGIYDDYIPMDIVPEYLIKAIIAKDIDRMEALGIYEVAPEDFALAEYADPSKLELQRIVREGLDYMRSEA
- a CDS encoding NADH:ubiquinone reductase (Na(+)-transporting) subunit B, whose product is MKALRNYLNRIKPNFEPGGKLHSFQSVFDGFETFLYTPNTTSTSGVNIHDSLDSKRIMIIVVLALMPCLLFGMYNTGYQNWLAAGATEFPFWQLMMYGFLAVLPRIVVAYVVGLGIEFAVAQWRREEIQEGFLVTGILIPLICPVETPLWMLAVATAFSVIFVKEVFGGTGYNVFNVALVTRAFLFFAYPAQMSGDKVFVSSGSILGLGYDLPDGFTGATPLGQIASFAGDKLELLNLRGDVISTWDAFIGLIPGSFGETSTLCILIGAAILLATGIASWRIMLSVVAGGLLMGWIANVFETSTYPASFLSPLDQLLYGGFAFAAVFMATDPVTAARTGAGKYIYGLLVGVMAVLIRTYNNGYPEGAMLAVLLANALAPLIDHCVVQANVSRRMRRLKERAKA
- the nqrC gene encoding NADH:ubiquinone reductase (Na(+)-transporting) subunit C, with the translated sequence MNKQSNTYTMIYIIVLVVLVGTALAATSLALKGRQQENIDADKMSQILSAALITPAEGETATDFNRYITEQYVINAQGEKIEGAKAFDINVAAESKLPADRRQLPVYVCTTQDGTRKYILPVYGAGLWGPIWGYVAFNADGSTIYGAYFAHQGETPGLGAEIEKPMFSDQFKGKQVIKDGRFRPIAVVKAGQQPLDGEDYVDGISGGTITSKGVGSMLDNCLVPYRKFLQSLAD
- a CDS encoding NADH:ubiquinone reductase (Na(+)-transporting) subunit D, translated to MAEKIKNTDVLFNPFSKNNPVVVQVLGICSVLAVTAKLEPAIVMGISVIAVLAFANVIISLIRNTIPTNIRIIVQLVVVAGLVVIVDQVLKAYAYSASKQLSVFIGLIITNCILMGRLEAFAMGNKPWPSFLDGVGNGLGYAIILVIVGFFRELFGSGTLLGYQVIPQWCYDNGYVNNGLMILPPMALIVVACVIWVQRSINKDLQED
- the nqrE gene encoding NADH:ubiquinone reductase (Na(+)-transporting) subunit E, with translation MENLNIFIRSIFVDNMIFAYFLGMCSFIAVSKNVKTAFGLGIAVTFMLVVTLPVNYLLENYVLRPGALVWLGEEYATVDLSFLSLIMFIAVIASMTQLVEMAVEKYSPALYSSLGIFLPLIAVNCAILGGSLFMQQRDFPSIWTAVCAGGGWGLGWLLAITAIAAIRERLAVYSNIPRPLRGVGITFIITALMGIAFMSFLGIKI
- the nqrF gene encoding NADH:ubiquinone reductase (Na(+)-transporting) subunit F translates to MLTILSGVSIFLIITLTLVIILLIAKKYLVHSGKVKVTINNDKVLEADSGKTLLSTFADHNIFLSSACGGKGSCGQCKCQVFTGGGDILPTEKVHFSRKQQQDHWRLGCQVKIKEDCSVGIPASALDVKEWECEVISNKNVATFIKEFIVALPEGAHMDFIPGSYAQIKIPTYEMDYDKDIDKSLIGDEYLPAWEKFGLFGLKCRNTETTVRAYSMANYPEEGDRIMLTVRIATPPFKPKPQTGFQDVMPGIASSYIFTLKPGDKVVMSGPYGDFHPIVDSKAEMMWIGGGAGMAPLRAQIMWLTKTLHTTDRVMNYFYGARALNEVFYLQDFLELEKEYPNFKFHLALDRPDPAADAAGVKYTPGFVHQVIYETYLKNHPDPEDIEYYMCGPGPMSAAVNKMLDDLGVDPESIHYDNFGG
- the guaD gene encoding guanine deaminase, translated to MNTISSPSAITNGMPLKSVRGQMLSFKDDPFLKPASECYDHYQDGLIVIRDGKIIDAGDYSIVAPRYPQLNDIDTYSDALIMPGLIDCHTHYVQSPMLGSFGDTLLNWLNRYTYPTESMFRDKGVADEVARMFFRQLLEHGTTTANVFATTFETSVEAFFEESERYNTRMISGKVLQDRNLPDSLKDESTEGSILLSERLLNKWHRRGRQLYAIIPRFAPTSTPEQLRLAGELYRSNMDKGVYVHTHLDEAQSEIDWVRQLYPSHPNYTEVYGHFGLLGRRSIMAHCCIVQEDEWETLHRCGCGVAHCPSSNLFLGDGEFKYWEAKEKSRPIRFGIGTDVGAGTNFSVPRQLSEAYKVAMLHSHNLDALRSFYLATRGGAETLCLGDTIGSLAPGYEADIAVIDLKPSEYAEWRMRFSDDIFEKLFVIMTLGLDNINLATYVAGRKVYDRMRDRKFMYASETGR
- a CDS encoding GNAT family N-acetyltransferase — translated: MKPTDSDITIRRVLPEDACQIADIYNYYVRETTVSFEVAVLSVEDMRGRIERILGEYPYFVAERGGEILGYCYAHEWKERPAYRRTFENTVYLRHGLTSHGVGRRLMETLIDACRDVGCHALIACITTENEGSRRFHRALGFREVSHFSEVGYKLGRYLDVTDMELLLGQPE
- the recO gene encoding DNA repair protein RecO — protein: MKLSFIALKSTRYSDSQSILTAYSRELGRVSMAVPAGKGKGASRIRALTMPLSILECETDVKPGREVMPIRQVRPVIVLGEVHTHPVKQMLAMFLAEVLSVVLRESVPDDRVYRYLESSISYLDSVHGGLVANFHICFLLHLGRLLGIEPDVSTYAPGMVIDLRDGIWRGSMPLHGEWLSPEESAAAVGMLRMTYSNMASFRLTREQRSRALDLVLRYYSLHVAPLSHIRSLEILRSMF
- the rpsT gene encoding 30S ribosomal protein S20 encodes the protein MANHKSSLKRIRQTESRRLRNRYYAKTARNAVRNLRKLTDKAEAESAFRKIGAMLDRLASKNAISKNKAANLKSKLAKHIAKLAA